In the genome of Staphylococcus durrellii, one region contains:
- the sufD gene encoding Fe-S cluster assembly protein SufD has translation MTTETLNISEAQLVEYSQAHNEPSWMTELRREALKLTETLEMPKPDKTKINRWDFDSFKQLETTGNVYDDLDTLPQEVKAIIDVDKSENLIIQHNNSLAFTRVSQSAKKDGVIIEGLSEALINHPDLVQKYYMKDAVSVDEHRITALHTALMNGGVFVYVPKNVVVEHPVQYVVLHDDENTSFYNHVIIAAEQSAEVTYVENYLSNANGEGNQLNIVSEVIAGPNSNITYGSVDYLDKGFTGHIIRRGTADADATINWALGLMNEGSQIIDNTTNLVGDRSTSELKSVVVGTGDQKVNLTSKIVQYGKETDGYILKHGVMLESASSVFNGIGYIKHGGTKSNANQESRVLMLSENARGDANPILLIDEDDVEAGHAASVGRVDPEQLYYLMSRGISQREAERLVIHGFLDPVVRELPIEDVKRQLREVIELKVNK, from the coding sequence ATGACGACTGAAACTTTAAACATTTCTGAAGCGCAACTTGTTGAATATTCACAAGCCCATAATGAACCTTCTTGGATGACGGAATTACGTAGAGAAGCGTTAAAATTAACAGAAACTTTAGAAATGCCAAAACCAGACAAAACTAAAATAAATAGATGGGATTTTGACTCATTTAAACAACTTGAAACAACAGGTAACGTATACGATGACTTAGATACATTACCTCAAGAAGTAAAAGCAATTATTGACGTCGATAAATCAGAAAATTTGATTATTCAACACAATAACTCTTTAGCTTTTACACGTGTTTCTCAATCAGCTAAAAAGGATGGCGTAATTATAGAAGGCTTATCAGAAGCTTTAATTAACCACCCGGACTTAGTACAAAAATATTATATGAAAGATGCGGTTTCTGTTGATGAACACCGTATAACTGCATTACACACTGCATTAATGAATGGCGGCGTGTTCGTTTATGTTCCTAAAAACGTAGTCGTAGAACACCCTGTTCAATATGTAGTATTACATGACGATGAGAACACTAGTTTTTATAATCATGTAATTATAGCTGCTGAGCAAAGCGCAGAAGTAACTTACGTTGAAAACTATCTTTCAAATGCAAATGGTGAAGGAAATCAACTTAATATTGTGTCAGAAGTAATTGCTGGACCTAATTCAAATATTACTTATGGGTCAGTTGACTATTTAGATAAAGGATTTACTGGACATATTATTCGCAGAGGTACTGCAGATGCAGATGCTACAATCAACTGGGCGTTAGGGTTAATGAATGAAGGTAGTCAGATCATTGATAATACCACTAACTTAGTAGGTGATCGTTCTACTAGTGAATTGAAATCCGTTGTAGTAGGAACTGGTGATCAGAAAGTAAACCTAACATCTAAAATTGTTCAATACGGCAAAGAAACAGACGGTTACATTTTGAAACATGGTGTTATGCTTGAAAGTGCATCATCAGTATTTAATGGTATTGGCTACATCAAGCATGGTGGAACGAAATCAAATGCTAACCAAGAATCACGTGTCTTAATGTTGTCTGAAAATGCACGTGGAGATGCCAATCCAATCTTACTAATCGATGAAGATGATGTTGAAGCAGGACATGCTGCATCTGTTGGTCGTGTTGACCCAGAACAACTTTATTATCTGATGAGCCGTGGCATCTCACAAAGAGAAGCTGAACGACTAGTTATTCATGGTTTCTTAGATCCTGTTGTAAGAGAATTACCTATTGAAGATGTTAAACGTCAGTTACGTGAAGTAATCGAACTTAAAGTAAACAAGTAA